A single region of the Bdellovibrio sp. GT3 genome encodes:
- a CDS encoding class I SAM-dependent methyltransferase, translated as MTRTIKLRYTETAGCIFIDKIAGLNTHTPEHGQRGCVEVYEEELDRKLFVVHRLDKATSGALCFATSSEIAAEMTRLFEQHLVSKKYLFLTDKPAGSLEFTYQSYIEKVRNQFVSHKDKDPNAKTTFKWIKSLGRFQLWEATPHSGKPHQIRLHAEAKGIPILGDNEHGGSPFYRLCLHSHSLEFTLRGQHVKFETDLPVWAKDGELNEHEEDLVVAEAFQRRERLFHFSELKEESLRLAHRELDTYRIDQYGDYLWVYWYKEEDPSVPDLLRFERVAKKLKKKILIRKMLNRGDDPNAELLWNIGQTQPSWVAKENGVKYELRSDTGLSPGLFLDQRENRLWVSAHAQDRRVLNLFSYTSGFSVVAAMAGAAEVCTVDVSSNFLDWSKRNFTLNGLDPENEKYEFWNSDCILFLKGTVRRKRKFGLIVCDPPSFGRSKNGVFSISKNFDELLVNALYCLEKNGLLLFCTNYEKWNSGDLHLRLEKLKREFSFKILPAPSQGMDFELPDQEPLMKSIIIRKN; from the coding sequence ATGACACGCACGATTAAGCTTCGCTACACCGAGACAGCCGGGTGCATCTTTATTGACAAGATTGCCGGCCTGAACACCCACACTCCCGAACACGGGCAGCGTGGTTGTGTTGAAGTGTATGAAGAGGAACTGGATCGCAAACTCTTTGTCGTGCATCGTCTGGACAAAGCCACCTCCGGCGCTCTGTGTTTTGCAACGAGTTCTGAAATCGCAGCCGAGATGACGCGTCTTTTTGAACAACATTTGGTAAGCAAAAAATATCTTTTTTTAACTGACAAGCCAGCCGGGTCTCTGGAGTTCACTTACCAGTCGTACATCGAAAAGGTCCGCAACCAGTTTGTCAGCCACAAAGACAAAGACCCGAATGCCAAAACCACATTCAAATGGATTAAATCACTGGGCCGTTTTCAACTGTGGGAAGCGACTCCCCACTCTGGCAAACCTCACCAGATCCGTCTTCATGCTGAAGCAAAAGGGATTCCGATTCTAGGCGACAACGAGCATGGTGGCAGTCCTTTTTATCGACTGTGCCTGCATTCTCATTCCTTGGAATTCACATTGCGTGGCCAGCACGTCAAATTTGAAACGGATCTTCCGGTTTGGGCCAAAGATGGCGAACTCAACGAACACGAAGAAGACCTAGTAGTGGCTGAAGCCTTCCAGCGCCGCGAACGTCTGTTCCATTTTTCTGAATTGAAAGAGGAATCCCTGCGTCTGGCTCACCGCGAACTGGACACTTATCGCATCGATCAATATGGCGATTACCTTTGGGTTTACTGGTACAAAGAGGAAGACCCTTCAGTGCCGGACCTTTTGCGCTTTGAAAGAGTCGCGAAAAAACTGAAAAAGAAAATCCTGATCCGCAAAATGTTAAATCGCGGTGATGACCCGAATGCCGAGCTTTTGTGGAATATCGGGCAAACTCAACCTTCCTGGGTTGCCAAGGAAAATGGCGTTAAGTATGAGCTTCGCAGTGACACCGGTCTTTCTCCGGGTTTGTTTCTGGATCAGCGCGAAAATCGCCTGTGGGTCAGCGCTCACGCTCAGGACCGCCGGGTTCTGAATTTGTTTTCCTACACCAGTGGATTCAGCGTTGTTGCCGCAATGGCTGGAGCCGCGGAAGTCTGCACTGTCGACGTTTCCTCTAATTTTCTTGATTGGAGCAAGCGAAACTTCACGCTGAATGGCCTGGATCCCGAAAACGAAAAATATGAGTTCTGGAACAGCGATTGTATTTTGTTTTTAAAAGGCACCGTTCGCCGCAAGCGCAAATTCGGACTGATTGTCTGTGATCCCCCCTCTTTTGGTCGCTCAAAAAACGGCGTGTTCTCCATCAGCAAAAACTTTGACGAGCTGCTGGTCAATGCCCTGTACTGCCTTGAAAAAAACGGCTTGTTGCTATTCTGTACCAACTACGAAAAATGGAACAGCGGCGATCTGCACCTGCGCTTGGAAAAATTAAAACGCGAATTCTCATTCAAGATTTTACCTGCACCCTCGCAAGGCATGGACTTCGAACTCCCCGATCAGGAGCCTTTGATGAAGTCCATTATCATCCGAAAGAACTAA
- a CDS encoding LemA family protein: MKMMTKILLVALVMPFLAGCGIQSIPQSKNATEAALAEVSNQYKRRADLIPNLVNVVKGYAKHEETTLTQVVEARAKATSMQIDPSKVTPEQLAEYQKAQSGLSQALGRLMVVTENYPNLKADQNFRDLQAQLEGTENRITIARQRYIESINQFNNLVTVPPTSWTNSIMYHFPKMPQWDMTAEEKATAEKAPEVKF; encoded by the coding sequence ATGAAAATGATGACTAAGATTCTTTTGGTGGCTTTGGTTATGCCATTTCTGGCAGGTTGCGGGATTCAAAGCATCCCTCAATCCAAGAATGCAACGGAAGCGGCTTTGGCAGAGGTATCAAACCAATACAAACGTCGAGCTGATTTGATTCCTAATCTGGTGAACGTGGTTAAGGGTTATGCCAAACACGAAGAGACTACTTTGACTCAAGTTGTGGAAGCACGTGCAAAAGCAACATCCATGCAAATTGATCCGTCTAAAGTGACGCCGGAACAATTGGCTGAATACCAAAAAGCACAAAGTGGTTTGTCTCAAGCTTTGGGTCGCTTGATGGTTGTTACAGAAAACTATCCTAACCTGAAAGCGGATCAAAACTTCCGCGATTTGCAGGCGCAATTGGAAGGCACTGAAAACCGAATCACTATCGCTCGTCAGCGCTATATTGAATCGATCAATCAGTTCAACAACCTTGTGACAGTTCCGCCAACCAGCTGGACGAACTCGATCATGTACCATTTCCCGAAAATGCCTCAGTGGGATATGACTGCTGAAGAAAAAGCAACTGCCGAGAAAGCTCCAGAAGTTAAATTCTAA
- a CDS encoding TPM domain-containing protein, producing the protein MKLLTSFLFSILMLLGFASHAEFKVPALQGPVMDEVGVIPRSMRQDLTQLLMDFNKRGKAQIQILVVNTLEGEPIEQASIKITDQWKLGDEKKDNGVLFLIALQDRRMRIEVGQGLEGAIPDVYAKRIIADVVTPYFRKQRFAEGIYAGVGQIMALADKEFADEQGITTESRKDDKGGGIPVGIIILLLIIISVLGRFGGGRGRHMRGSGGFGGGTFGGGGWGSGGGGGWSGGGGGFSGGGSSGSW; encoded by the coding sequence ATGAAGTTGTTAACGTCGTTTCTTTTTTCAATATTGATGTTGCTGGGATTTGCCTCCCATGCTGAATTCAAGGTTCCTGCCTTGCAGGGGCCTGTGATGGATGAAGTGGGAGTGATTCCACGAAGCATGCGTCAAGACCTGACCCAATTGTTGATGGACTTCAACAAACGTGGAAAAGCACAGATTCAAATTCTGGTGGTGAACACCCTGGAAGGGGAGCCGATTGAACAGGCTTCAATCAAAATCACGGATCAATGGAAACTGGGCGACGAGAAAAAAGACAACGGGGTTCTCTTTCTGATAGCCCTTCAGGATCGACGGATGCGCATCGAAGTCGGACAAGGGCTTGAAGGCGCTATTCCCGACGTGTATGCAAAACGTATCATCGCCGATGTGGTGACGCCTTATTTCCGCAAACAACGATTTGCAGAGGGCATCTACGCAGGTGTGGGCCAGATCATGGCTCTGGCGGATAAAGAGTTTGCAGATGAACAAGGTATTACCACGGAGTCCAGAAAAGACGACAAAGGCGGAGGGATACCGGTTGGTATCATTATTCTTCTGTTGATCATCATTTCTGTTCTTGGACGATTCGGCGGAGGTCGCGGTCGTCATATGCGTGGATCGGGTGGCTTTGGCGGCGGCACTTTTGGTGGTGGCGGCTGGGGCTCCGGTGGCGGAGGCGGTTGGTCCGGCGGTGGCGGCGGATTCAGCGGCGGTGGTTCTTCGGGGTCATGGTAG
- a CDS encoding TPM domain-containing protein, translated as MAWINKYLSDKEIAQISETIHVVEEHTDGEIVPVIVKSSSSVGHIPMTLTLLLLLILVIAELPFADLLWTTPWVYVWPFLVVAVYYLSFALARIHFIQKIFVPEKDELSQVHQRAQLEFYLNKINRTQKGTGILIFVSVMERKAVILADEGINSKLPPETWNDVLAKFSEQLHSGSWAQGFTVAIESCGKHLHEHFPHTDGGHNQLKNNLVIR; from the coding sequence ATGGCATGGATTAATAAATATCTTTCCGACAAAGAGATTGCGCAGATTTCTGAAACCATTCACGTGGTCGAAGAACACACAGACGGCGAAATCGTTCCTGTGATTGTGAAGAGTTCCTCCTCTGTGGGGCATATTCCAATGACGTTAACGTTGTTACTGCTGTTGATACTGGTTATCGCAGAACTTCCATTTGCAGATTTGTTATGGACGACACCATGGGTGTATGTCTGGCCATTTTTAGTGGTGGCCGTTTATTATCTTTCTTTTGCATTGGCGCGAATTCATTTTATCCAGAAGATATTCGTACCTGAAAAGGACGAGCTTTCTCAGGTCCATCAGCGCGCTCAATTGGAATTTTATCTTAATAAAATCAATCGCACTCAAAAAGGTACGGGTATCTTGATTTTCGTTTCTGTGATGGAAAGAAAAGCAGTGATCCTGGCGGACGAAGGGATTAATAGCAAACTTCCTCCGGAAACCTGGAACGACGTTCTTGCCAAATTCAGTGAACAGCTGCACTCAGGAAGCTGGGCCCAGGGCTTCACCGTGGCCATAGAATCTTGTGGTAAACACTTGCATGAGCATTTTCCTCACACCGATGGCGGCCACAATCAGTTGAAAAACAATCTGGTGATCCGCTAA
- a CDS encoding beta-ketoacyl synthase N-terminal-like domain-containing protein, with amino-acid sequence MYIQNYSCITAAGAGTPAMMTALYGGVDCSTAGESGGRICYLNKDPRKLHSYTEIFVNAFKELIFPLREGLSKEAYTDLTKGRVVLIFASNKGALEDYIWKATPETIRELPDPYFEILKYFQENAVELEWVFDCSIGNASISSHAALEYAQDLFASKRAEYALIVSGDLIGPFVEKGYQSLNLLTHSKCRPFSENADGLQLGEAMGMVLLSRERKSAEDIKLLGVITKTQGSSTFPPVLDSQALLETLKDLNTSSPLHPDLILAHGSGTKPSDSAEDRALTEFLDFIKDSDVPITSTKWCIGNTEGACGLMDLIAACEILKTQKVFKIHNTSKKDDSLKGRYLLSSDAMSTDTKIRQILMTTLAFTGIYAACAVGIEENDHENSN; translated from the coding sequence GTGTACATCCAAAACTATTCTTGCATAACTGCGGCAGGTGCTGGCACACCTGCCATGATGACGGCACTTTACGGTGGAGTTGATTGCTCGACAGCCGGCGAAAGTGGCGGCAGAATTTGCTACCTCAATAAAGATCCACGAAAGCTCCACAGCTATACTGAAATCTTCGTAAATGCATTTAAGGAGTTAATCTTTCCACTACGCGAAGGCTTATCCAAGGAAGCCTACACCGACCTTACCAAAGGGCGCGTGGTTCTGATTTTCGCCTCCAACAAGGGAGCTCTGGAGGATTACATCTGGAAAGCCACCCCTGAAACCATTCGTGAATTGCCCGACCCCTACTTTGAAATTCTAAAATACTTCCAGGAAAACGCAGTGGAATTGGAGTGGGTTTTTGATTGTTCCATTGGCAACGCCAGTATTTCCAGCCACGCCGCCCTCGAATACGCACAGGACCTGTTTGCGAGCAAGCGCGCTGAATATGCGCTGATTGTTTCCGGCGATCTTATTGGACCGTTTGTGGAAAAGGGTTATCAGTCTTTGAATTTGCTGACGCACTCCAAATGCAGACCTTTTTCAGAAAATGCGGATGGACTGCAATTAGGGGAAGCCATGGGAATGGTGCTGCTGTCGCGGGAGCGCAAATCGGCCGAGGATATAAAATTACTGGGCGTCATCACCAAAACTCAGGGCTCATCGACATTTCCACCTGTCCTGGACAGTCAGGCACTATTGGAAACACTTAAAGACTTAAACACCTCCTCGCCCCTGCACCCGGATCTTATTCTTGCTCACGGCTCCGGAACAAAGCCTTCCGACAGCGCTGAGGACCGTGCTCTGACTGAATTTCTGGATTTCATCAAAGATTCCGATGTGCCAATCACCTCGACAAAATGGTGTATTGGCAACACGGAGGGTGCCTGTGGCCTGATGGATCTTATCGCCGCCTGTGAAATTCTGAAAACACAGAAAGTTTTTAAAATTCACAACACCAGTAAAAAGGACGACTCCCTCAAGGGCCGGTATCTTCTCTCGTCAGATGCCATGAGTACGGACACCAAAATTCGCCAAATATTAATGACCACACTGGCCTTTACCGGAATCTATGCCGCTTGCGCCGTGGGTATCGAAGAGAACGATCATGAAAATTCAAATTGA
- a CDS encoding KH domain-containing protein, producing the protein MPIVIRKSNQDVGRESNVVDLNFVSNKSEVLEATRKKLEEILVLIVDHPEEVSVNIMQGERTTIFKIECSRRNFGRILGSRGKMIAGLRTISLALTARHGIRSIVEVPYFAAEAG; encoded by the coding sequence ATGCCAATCGTTATTCGTAAATCAAATCAGGATGTTGGACGGGAATCCAACGTTGTTGACCTCAACTTTGTATCGAACAAAAGTGAGGTTCTGGAGGCGACACGCAAGAAGCTTGAAGAGATCTTGGTGTTGATTGTGGACCATCCAGAAGAAGTATCTGTCAACATTATGCAAGGTGAGCGCACGACCATCTTTAAAATCGAATGTTCGCGCAGGAACTTCGGTAGAATCCTGGGTTCCCGCGGAAAGATGATAGCTGGACTTCGCACGATTTCATTGGCGTTGACCGCACGTCACGGAATTCGCTCGATCGTTGAAGTCCCTTATTTCGCCGCGGAAGCTGGGTAG
- a CDS encoding ferritin-like domain-containing protein → MKSFANTIQDLMSEITDDANVESAWLTAMAHMEHLAAEQILGNISLSTPEEFVEEIRSHAGDEYRHRDVIARIRPVQEPASEAERDLRTRLCAMTESFTKSFFGNPVLLQANNRFAAYVHGAITIEQFPFQIYSSYIPATRFPHIREAMSEVLKDETAHIQLGKKFRELLSEEDQLSLQQLQLIEKEMCRCMVQRMTDLIRIYKKSQTTPNTGSKASTRLAWMLGERPAATVAWVQALSFSESNAAIHMQREFTSRNLPLPEQMPAHVEDEMRHAKLLQRSVLLDRRRWLAVPGYKELEHRLNRKMERYLGRFFSALVRELKDPEMLYLYGAWGLEMRVFKHYSELVKWTDNVGVAYIVSQILEDEAEHTQMVNASLNERNMLNPETLKFVRQMEEEIFESTASGVIQILQEFDCKDSFMPPYAKAFSALPSESVVAEQVAVMEM, encoded by the coding sequence ATGAAAAGCTTTGCAAACACCATTCAAGATCTAATGAGTGAAATCACTGATGACGCAAACGTTGAGTCTGCCTGGCTGACGGCAATGGCCCATATGGAACATCTGGCGGCCGAACAGATTCTGGGAAACATTTCACTATCAACGCCTGAGGAGTTTGTCGAAGAGATCAGGTCTCACGCCGGTGATGAATACCGTCACCGCGACGTGATCGCGCGAATTCGTCCTGTTCAGGAGCCTGCCAGCGAAGCGGAAAGAGATTTACGCACGCGCCTCTGTGCGATGACGGAGTCCTTCACCAAAAGCTTTTTCGGAAATCCCGTGCTCTTGCAGGCCAACAACCGTTTCGCGGCCTATGTTCATGGCGCGATCACGATCGAACAGTTTCCGTTTCAGATTTACTCCTCCTACATTCCGGCGACTCGCTTCCCGCATATTCGTGAAGCCATGAGTGAAGTCTTAAAAGACGAGACGGCCCACATTCAGTTGGGAAAAAAGTTTCGTGAGTTATTGTCAGAGGAAGATCAATTGTCGTTGCAGCAATTGCAGCTGATAGAAAAAGAAATGTGCCGCTGCATGGTTCAGCGCATGACAGATCTGATTCGAATTTATAAAAAATCCCAAACAACACCGAACACTGGCAGTAAAGCCAGTACCAGACTGGCGTGGATGTTGGGGGAGCGACCTGCTGCCACCGTGGCCTGGGTTCAGGCACTGAGTTTTTCTGAATCCAATGCAGCGATCCACATGCAGCGCGAATTCACCTCCCGCAATTTGCCATTGCCTGAGCAGATGCCTGCCCATGTAGAAGATGAAATGCGCCACGCGAAGCTTTTGCAACGTTCTGTTTTATTGGATCGTAGACGCTGGCTCGCGGTTCCTGGTTACAAAGAACTTGAACATCGTCTGAATAGAAAAATGGAAAGATATCTGGGACGATTCTTCAGTGCGCTGGTGCGTGAATTGAAGGACCCCGAGATGTTGTATTTGTACGGTGCCTGGGGGCTCGAAATGCGGGTTTTTAAACACTACAGCGAGTTGGTGAAGTGGACCGACAATGTCGGTGTCGCCTATATCGTTTCGCAGATTTTGGAAGACGAGGCCGAGCACACCCAGATGGTGAATGCCAGCCTTAATGAACGGAATATGCTCAACCCGGAAACTCTGAAATTTGTGCGCCAAATGGAAGAGGAAATATTCGAGAGCACGGCCTCTGGTGTGATTCAAATTCTGCAGGAGTTCGATTGCAAGGATTCCTTCATGCCACCTTATGCAAAAGCCTTTTCCGCACTTCCGTCGGAATCAGTTGTCGCTGAACAAGTCGCAGTGATGGAGATGTAA
- a CDS encoding ACP S-malonyltransferase, with translation MATAYIFPGLNALIRKSDRNRFSHLPEVQQYFAKAEDIIATRFGRTFNFKEFLELPTEEIYSIQNISLAAVAICCIQTGVAERLREKLGASPDWVMGCSLGDLARAVFAGAYSFEDAIYNHIWFTQRIDGIDQIGRNIGVLAPKGDTFQADDYAWFDEVQVDVSCLTPRFLNIGGRYADLKKVEERAREKGWNTMNILDYPAHSRYILPYVLAVQSDFAHVRTHTPQIPIFSSLSAQELVDPKIIKEEFLLSITRTIHWSEAVQRLVRDKGIRKFINVGPCRSLSGLMRDIPVEVETCEAFEVLD, from the coding sequence GTGGCTACCGCATACATATTTCCAGGGTTGAACGCCCTGATCAGAAAATCAGACCGCAATCGTTTTTCACATTTGCCGGAAGTGCAACAGTACTTTGCAAAAGCCGAAGACATAATTGCCACTCGCTTTGGCAGAACATTCAACTTCAAGGAGTTTTTGGAGCTGCCAACCGAAGAGATCTATTCCATTCAAAATATCAGCCTGGCTGCGGTGGCGATTTGCTGTATTCAAACCGGTGTGGCCGAGAGACTGCGGGAAAAATTGGGCGCATCACCGGATTGGGTGATGGGTTGCTCCCTAGGGGATCTTGCCCGTGCGGTATTTGCTGGTGCGTATAGTTTTGAGGACGCCATCTACAATCATATTTGGTTCACGCAAAGAATTGATGGGATCGATCAGATCGGTCGCAATATCGGTGTGCTGGCTCCTAAAGGGGATACATTTCAAGCCGATGACTATGCGTGGTTTGATGAAGTGCAGGTCGATGTTTCATGCCTGACGCCACGATTTTTGAATATCGGCGGACGTTATGCCGATTTGAAAAAAGTGGAAGAGCGTGCACGTGAGAAGGGTTGGAATACTATGAATATTTTAGATTATCCTGCCCATTCACGTTACATCCTGCCTTACGTCTTAGCGGTCCAAAGCGACTTTGCTCATGTCCGCACCCATACTCCTCAAATCCCAATTTTCTCAAGTTTAAGTGCTCAGGAATTGGTAGATCCGAAGATAATCAAAGAGGAGTTTCTTCTAAGTATTACACGCACTATTCACTGGTCTGAAGCAGTCCAGCGATTGGTTCGGGATAAGGGCATTCGCAAGTTCATTAATGTCGGGCCCTGCAGAAGTCTTTCCGGTCTGATGCGCGATATTCCTGTTGAAGTCGAGACCTGCGAGGCGTTTGAAGTTTTAGATTAA
- a CDS encoding helix-turn-helix transcriptional regulator — MGSEFVEIDGDALKELLRSKQLTRFDLAAQLSVSTKTVQRWLNHTIMKVKPETVERIGGVLDVCPSTIRRDLPNLKIRPVNKALAEFCSEKHFDQTRLKDTWSSYRQVLKGVKLETLPSEQQMVVCRNIGISSFYLGKFRSAKLYLNKSYKIAESLSKDEIRANILVWMARLNETLGEFPKALSELDSSAGFFSEETRLSIVAEHSYVLGRVHMHQGKNDEAILELRRGILLSYQQRSRDLGLLIAWSYVMLMYIYLRVKDYSQAEVTVRRLKRTAEILGWSRGLLLTNYFQGMLAVFTGKSAEQSREYFGKARATQRASQIDRFCPQLAQAEFIYFVLTGRYDEARVSMVQRLYKTRHATHLWAAAVLDGVLLAKVHPGMNTVRASMIAAAKEHFELHQVQRPLQLLEQLQNRSEVSIQEVSDFYYF, encoded by the coding sequence ATGGGTTCTGAGTTTGTCGAAATCGATGGCGATGCACTGAAAGAGTTGTTGCGAAGCAAGCAACTGACGCGCTTTGATTTGGCTGCTCAACTGAGCGTTTCCACCAAAACAGTTCAGAGATGGTTGAATCACACCATCATGAAAGTGAAGCCCGAGACAGTTGAACGCATTGGTGGAGTTTTGGATGTTTGTCCATCGACGATTCGTCGCGACCTGCCTAATTTGAAAATCCGCCCGGTGAATAAAGCTCTGGCAGAGTTCTGCTCTGAAAAGCATTTCGATCAGACCAGGTTGAAGGATACCTGGTCCTCGTACCGCCAAGTTTTGAAGGGTGTGAAACTGGAGACATTGCCGTCCGAGCAGCAGATGGTTGTTTGCCGTAATATCGGCATCAGTTCTTTTTACCTGGGTAAGTTTCGATCAGCAAAACTGTATTTGAATAAGTCCTACAAGATTGCCGAAAGTCTTTCCAAAGATGAAATCCGCGCCAATATTCTGGTTTGGATGGCACGACTGAATGAAACGCTGGGGGAATTTCCCAAGGCATTATCTGAATTGGATTCCTCTGCGGGTTTCTTTTCAGAAGAAACCCGTTTAAGTATCGTCGCGGAACACTCTTATGTGTTGGGCCGGGTGCACATGCATCAGGGAAAAAATGACGAAGCCATCCTGGAACTTCGCCGGGGAATTTTACTTTCCTATCAGCAGCGATCCCGCGATCTTGGACTCTTGATTGCGTGGTCCTACGTCATGCTGATGTATATTTACCTTAGAGTTAAAGACTACTCTCAAGCTGAAGTGACCGTTCGTCGATTGAAGCGCACGGCGGAAATTCTGGGGTGGAGTCGGGGATTGCTTCTTACTAACTACTTTCAGGGAATGTTGGCAGTGTTCACCGGGAAAAGTGCTGAACAATCCCGCGAGTATTTTGGAAAAGCACGCGCCACTCAACGTGCAAGTCAAATTGATCGATTCTGCCCGCAATTGGCTCAAGCTGAATTCATCTATTTTGTTTTGACCGGTCGCTATGACGAGGCCAGAGTGTCAATGGTGCAGCGGCTCTATAAAACCCGCCACGCAACTCATCTCTGGGCAGCTGCGGTTTTGGATGGGGTCCTTTTGGCAAAAGTCCATCCGGGTATGAATACAGTTCGTGCCAGTATGATTGCTGCCGCAAAAGAGCATTTCGAATTACATCAAGTGCAACGTCCTCTGCAGTTGCTGGAGCAGTTGCAAAATCGCTCTGAAGTTTCCATTCAGGAAGTTTCGGACTTCTATTATTTCTAA
- a CDS encoding alkene reductase, whose amino-acid sequence MNRLLFQPVQMGRIKLSNRVVMAPMTRSRAIGNLANDMIVKYYADRASAGLIITEGISPSPNGLGYARIPGLYTQEQAASWKKVTDAVHAKGGHIFVQLMHTGRASHQDNLPKDAKVLAPTATALNGKIWTDTAQQQVYPTPQEMTTEQIKTAIQEFIKSAELAIQAGFDGVELHGANGYLIEQILNPNVNKRTDMYGGSPENRMRFVLEICKGIAEKIGGDRLAIRVSPYGVFNDTGAFDGINEFYMTLSQKLSDLGLAYIHVVDHSAMGAPPVSPEIKHLIKQNFKGLYITSGGYDEARAEQDLQEGNGDLVAFGRPFISNPDLVNKLKEGKALTPSDPTTYYTPGDKGFNDYN is encoded by the coding sequence ATGAATCGACTGCTATTTCAACCTGTGCAAATGGGGCGTATTAAACTTTCCAACCGAGTGGTTATGGCGCCGATGACCAGGTCTCGCGCCATTGGGAATCTGGCTAATGATATGATCGTCAAATATTATGCAGATCGTGCTTCTGCGGGATTGATCATCACAGAAGGAATTTCACCCTCACCAAATGGTTTGGGATATGCGCGCATCCCGGGTCTTTATACTCAGGAGCAGGCAGCAAGCTGGAAAAAGGTCACTGATGCAGTTCACGCCAAAGGTGGGCATATATTTGTGCAACTGATGCACACGGGTCGTGCCTCTCATCAGGATAATCTTCCGAAGGACGCGAAGGTCCTTGCGCCGACGGCGACTGCATTGAACGGAAAAATTTGGACCGACACAGCTCAACAGCAAGTTTATCCAACACCGCAAGAAATGACGACAGAGCAAATCAAAACAGCAATTCAGGAATTCATTAAGAGTGCAGAGTTGGCAATTCAGGCCGGTTTTGATGGAGTTGAACTTCATGGCGCCAATGGATATTTGATTGAGCAGATCCTGAACCCTAATGTTAACAAGCGCACGGATATGTATGGTGGCTCGCCGGAGAACCGCATGCGGTTTGTTCTGGAAATCTGCAAAGGAATCGCAGAGAAAATCGGTGGTGACCGTCTGGCAATTCGTGTTTCCCCGTACGGCGTCTTCAATGATACGGGTGCATTTGATGGCATCAATGAATTCTACATGACCCTAAGCCAGAAGCTTTCTGACTTGGGACTGGCCTACATCCATGTTGTGGATCATAGTGCCATGGGTGCTCCACCCGTCAGTCCTGAAATCAAACATCTGATTAAACAAAACTTTAAAGGACTGTACATCACGTCCGGTGGTTACGATGAAGCCCGCGCCGAACAGGATTTACAAGAAGGCAATGGCGACCTGGTCGCTTTTGGTCGCCCTTTCATTTCAAACCCGGATTTGGTGAACAAACTGAAGGAAGGCAAAGCACTGACCCCTTCAGATCCCACCACTTATTACACTCCTGGTGATAAGGGCTTTAACGACTACAACTAA
- a CDS encoding transglycosylase SLT domain-containing protein — protein sequence MTNAKLKITILSAILATFFSAHQAAAMAKPPISEKPVTTPKPTPTPSPSPSPSPTPSEPTTDRQVTPLWESAHADGKKWTDYVDAQLEVLGQDLLDVKPADATTFCPKYNSLSYQERKEFWTYLMSQMVRYESNFKPATAYTEAFNDSKGNRVVSRGLLQLSIESGNAYGCGFKNANEVHDPYKNLACGIRILNRWMERDARIAGKVSGSWKGGARYWSVLRSTNSPYAKIVAGTKAISICK from the coding sequence ATGACAAACGCGAAACTAAAAATCACTATTTTATCCGCAATCCTTGCAACCTTCTTTTCCGCTCACCAAGCGGCTGCAATGGCAAAGCCTCCCATTTCAGAAAAACCAGTGACGACGCCAAAACCGACTCCGACACCATCACCAAGTCCGTCTCCGTCACCAACGCCATCTGAGCCAACCACAGATCGTCAAGTGACGCCACTTTGGGAAAGCGCTCATGCTGATGGTAAAAAATGGACTGATTACGTTGATGCACAACTAGAAGTGCTGGGTCAGGATCTGTTGGACGTAAAACCGGCGGATGCGACGACGTTCTGTCCAAAATACAACTCCCTGTCTTATCAGGAGCGTAAAGAGTTTTGGACTTATCTGATGTCCCAAATGGTGCGCTACGAAAGTAACTTTAAACCGGCAACAGCCTACACCGAAGCCTTCAACGACAGTAAAGGCAATCGTGTGGTAAGCCGCGGTCTGCTGCAGCTTTCAATCGAAAGTGGCAATGCCTACGGATGTGGTTTCAAAAATGCCAACGAAGTGCATGACCCCTATAAGAATCTTGCCTGCGGTATTCGCATCCTGAATCGCTGGATGGAACGCGACGCTCGCATCGCTGGTAAAGTCAGTGGCAGCTGGAAGGGCGGAGCCCGTTACTGGTCGGTCTTAAGATCCACGAATTCGCCTTATGCGAAAATCGTGGCTGGAACGAAAGCAATCTCGATCTGTAAGTAA